One genomic segment of Centropristis striata isolate RG_2023a ecotype Rhode Island chromosome 11, C.striata_1.0, whole genome shotgun sequence includes these proteins:
- the npc1 gene encoding NPC intracellular cholesterol transporter 1 — protein sequence MAVLPGKPLLSALFYIILLSEGPFRWVEAQHCVWYGECGESVKVPGKKYNCNYTGPAQPLQPEGYDLLTELCPGYDYENRSLCCDVDQLHTLKGSLQLPLQFLSRCPACFFNLMNLFCELTCSPHQSQFMNSTKIDDDNNVLEVQYYIGNNFSHAMYNACKDVQAPSSNVKALSLLCGKDASDCNATNWIQYMFDINNGQTPFPIIPIFSDVPVSGYTPMNNKTYDCTEGLEDGSGPCSCQDCAKACGPKPVPPPIPPPWTILGLDAMTVIMWISYMAFLLIFVGAVLGAWCYRKRTIMSEYGPILDSNNPLSLNSDDPNQVNATCCETLGERFENALRIIFSTWGSFCVRHPSVVLLGSLILVVAASGGLVYMRITTDPVELWSSPTSQAREEKDYFDSHFGPFFRTAQLIITTPLNETFIYSPYFGGSDVPFGAILDKDILHQVLDLQLDIESIVATYEGQNVTLKDICLAPLAPYNNNCTILSILNYFQNSHAVLDHSIGDDFFVYADYHSHFLYCVSAPASLNDTTLLHDPCLGTFGGPVFPWLALGGYDDTNYNNATALVITFPINNYLNDTVRLGKALAWEKEFITFMKNFNNPNLTIAFSAERSIEDEIDRESDSDISTIVVSYAIMFIYISLALGHINSFRRLMVDSKISLGIAGILIVLTSVSSSLGIFSYFGIPLTLIVIEVIPFLVLAVGVDNIFIIVQTYQRDERMPQEELHQQIGRILGDVAPSMFLSSFSETVAFFLGALSNMPAVRTFSMFAGLAVFIDFLLQISCFVSLLGLDAKRQESNRFDICCCAKLPEGQEPKTDSFLFRFFKKVFAPFVLKEWVRPIIVAVFVGMLSFSIAVVNKVQLGLDQKLSMPDDSYVLDYFKNLSMYLHTGAPVYFVVEDGLNYSSPEGQNVVCGGVGCNNNSLVQQVYTASLISNYTTIAFTPSSWLDDYFDWVKPQSTCCRYYNSTGAFCNASVVNPSCVHCRPMTPSGKQRPEGEDFMRFLPMFLSDNPNIKCGKGGHAAYATAVDLYPDDTGVGATYFMTYHTIMKESPDYIEALKMARILADNITQATGHKVFAYSVFYVFYEQYLTIAYDTALNLSVSLAAIFVVTAVLLGFELWSAVLVSVTIAMILVNMFGVMWLWDISLNAVSLVNLVMCCGISVEFCSHIVRAFSISVKRSRVERAEEALAHMGSSVFSGITLTKFGGILILALSKSQIFQVFYFRMYLAIVLLGATHGLIFLPVLLSYIGPSVNKAKVFAANKRYEGTERERLINY from the exons ATGGCAGTTCTGCCAGGGAAACCCCTTTTATCTGCACTTTTCTACATCATACTCCTGTCAGAAGGACCTTTCCGATGG GTTGAGGCCCAGCACTGTGTGTGGTACGGTGAGTGTGGAGAGTCGGTAAAGGTGCCTGGAAAAAAGTACAACTGCAACTACACTGGTCCTGCCCAACCGCTACAACCCGAGGGTTATGACCTTCTCACG GAGCTCTGTCCTGGATATGACTATGAAAACCGAAGCCTTTGTTGTGATGTTGACCAGTTGCACACTCTCAAAGGGAGTCTCCAGCTGCCCCTTCAGTTCCTGTCTCG CTGTCCCGCCTGTTTCTTCAACCTGATGAACCTCTTCTGTGAGCTGACATGCAGCCCTCACCAGAGTCAGTTCATGAATTCCACCAAGATCGACGACGACAACAATGTTTTGGAAGTGCAGTACTATATTGGAAATAATTTTTCTCATG CCATGTACAATGCCTGTAAGGACGTGCAGGCACCATCCAGCAACGTGAAGGCCTTATCGCTGCTGTGTGGGAAGGATGCAAGTGACTGCAATGCAACCAACTGGATCCAGTATATGTTTGATATTAACAACGGACAGACTCCCTTTCCTATCATCCCAATATTCTCAG ATGTTCCGGTATCTGGTTACACTCCCATGAACAACAAGACATATGACTGTACCGAAGGTCTGGAGGACGGTTCAGGTCCCTGCTCCTGTCAGGACTGCGCAAAGGCCTGTGGACCCAAACCTGTACCTCCCCCCATCCCTCCTCCCTGGACAATCCTGGGTCTCGATGCCATGACTGTCATCATGTGGATCTCTTATATGGCCTTCCTGCTTATCTTTGTTGGAGCTGTACTGGGAGCTTGGTGTTACAG GAAAAGGACCATCATGTCTGAGTACGGCCCCATATTGGACAGCAATAACCCACTGTCTCTCAACAGTGATGATCCTAACCAAG TAAATGCAACATGCTGTGAAACTTTGGGCGAACGCTTCGAGAATGCCCTGCGGATCATCTTCAGCACCTGGGGTTCCTTCTGTGTGCGCCATCCCTCTGTGGTCCTTCTGGGCAGCCTGATTCTGGTGGTCGCCGCCTCGGGGGGCCTGGTCTACATGCGCATCACCACAGACCCCGTTGAGCTCTGGTCCTCTCCCACTAGTCAGGCTCGTGAAGAGAAAGACTACTTTGACAGTCACTTCGGACCCTTCTTTAGAACTGCGCAGCTCATCATAACCACTCCACTAAATGAAACCTTCATCTACTCCCCATACTTTGGAGGATCAGACGTGCCATTTGGAGCCATCCTGGACAAAGACATCCTGCACCAG GTGCTAGATCTGCAGCTTGATATTGAAAGCATTGTCGCCACATACGAGGGCCAAAACGTCACTCTGAAGGACATTTGCCTGGCCCCGCTGGCCCCGTACAATAACAACTGTACCATCTTGAGCATCCTAAACTACTTCCAGAACAGCCATGCTGTGCTCGACCACAGCATAGGAGACGACTTCTTTGTCTACGCTGACTATCACAGCCACTTCCTCTACTGTGTCAG TGCACCAGCGTCCCTCAATGACACCACTCTCCTGCACGACCCCTGTTTAGGCACCTTTGGTGGCCCCGTATTCCCTTGGCTGGCCCTTGGGGGTTACGATG ATACAAACTACAACAATGCCACTGCTCTTGTGATCACCTTCCCAATCAACAACTACCTGAATGACACCGTCAGGCTGGGCAAAGCTCTGGCATGGGAGAAAGA ATTCATCACATTCATGAAGAACTTCAACAACCCCAACCTGACCATAGCCTTCAGTGCAGAGAGGAGTATTGAAGATGAGATCGACAGAGAGAGCGACAGTGACATCAGCACCATAGTAGTCAGCTATGCCATCATGTTCATCTACATTTCTCTGGCCCTGGGTCACATCAACAGCTTCAGGAGATTGATG GTGGACTCTAAGATTTCTCTGGGTATAGCAGGTATCCTGATTGTGCTCACCTCTGTGTCCTCCTCACTGGGCATCTTCAGCTATTTCGGCATCCCCCTTACCCTCATTGTGATTGAAGTTATTCCTTTCCTGGTGCTGGCTGTCGGAGTGGACAACATCTTTATTATAGTACAAACATATCAG AGGGATGAGCGGATGCCCCAGGAGGAACTTCACCAGCAGATTGGTCGTATTCTTGGAGACGTTGCCCCCAGCATGTTCCTGTCTTCCTTCTCTGAGACTGTGGCCTTCTTCCTGG GAGCTCTGTCCAACATGCCTGCAGTGAGGACTTTCTCTATGTTTGCTGGCTTGGCTGTTTTTATCGATTTCCTGTTGCAGATCAGTTGCTTTGTCAGCTTGCTCGGTTTGGACGCCAAGAGACAGGAG AGTAATCGGTTCGACATCTGTTGCTGTGCGAAGCTTCCGGAAGGTCAGGAACCAAAGACAGACAGCTTCCTCTTCCGTTTTTTCAAGAAAGTCTTTGCACCATTTGTCCTCAAGGAGTGGGTGCGACCAATCATA GTGGCAGTGTTTGTGGGGATGCTCTCCTTCAGTATTGCTGTGGTGAATAAAGTCCAACTTGGACTGGACCAGAAACTCTCCATGCCTGAT GACTCGTACGTGCTGGACTACTTTAAAAACCTCAGCATGTATCTCCATACTGGAGCTCCAGTGTACTTTGTGGTGGAGGACGGTCTAAACTACAGTAGCCCAGAGGGCCAGAATGTGGTGTGTGGCGGAGTCGGCTGTAACAACAACTCTCTGGTGCAGCAGGTCTATACTGCCTCGCTCATCAGCAACTA cACTACTATTGCTTTCACACCTTCCTCTTGGCTCGATGACTACTTTGACTGGGTGAAGCCGCAGTCCACTTGCTGTCGATACTACAACAGCACTGGGGCTTTCTGCAATGCCTCtg TGGTAAATCCCTCCTGTGTACACTGTCGGCCCATGACTCCCAGTGGAAAACAAAGGCCAGAAGGAGAGGACTTCATGCGGTTTCTACCCATGTTTCTGTCAGACAATCCAAACATCAAATGTGGAAAAGG CGGTCATGCAGCCTACGCCACAGCAGTTGACCTTTATCCCGACGACACGGGGGTCGGAGCCACGTACTTCATGACTTACCACACCATAATGAAGGAATCCCCAGACTACATAGAGGCTTTAAAAATGGCCCGAATCCTGGCTGACAACATCACTCAGGCCACGGGCCACAAAGTTTTTGCCTACAG CGTCTTCTACGTGTTTTACGAGCAGTACCTCACCATCGCGTACGACACCGCTCTGAACCTGAGCGTGTCGCTGGCAGCGATATTTGTCGTGACGGCGGTGTTGTTGGGCTTCGAGCTGTGGTCAGCTGTGCTGGTCAGCGTCACCATCGCCATGATCCTGGTCAACATGTTCGGCGTCATGTGGCTGTGGGACATCAGCCTCAACGCAGTGTCTCTCGTCAACCTGGTCATG TGCTGCGGCATCTCGGTGGAGTTCTGCAGTCACATTGTGCGAGCGTTTTCCATCAGTGTGAAGAGGAGCAGAGTGGAGCGGGCGGAGGAGGCCCTGGCTCACATGGGCAGCTCT GTTTTCAGTGGGATCACATTAACAAAGTTTGGAGGAATCCTAATCCTGGCGCTCTCCAAGTCGCAGATCTTCCAGGTCTTCTACTTCAGGATGTACTTGGCCATCGTGCTGCTGGGGGCGACGCACGGCCTCATCTTCCTCCCCGTTCTGCTCAGTTATATCG GTCCTTCAGTTAACAAAGCCAAGGTGTTTGCTGCTAACAAGCGCTACGAAGGTACAGAAAGGGAGCGCCTCATCAACTACTAG